One Tissierellales bacterium DNA segment encodes these proteins:
- a CDS encoding ATP-binding protein gives MKEYISLKIPKAPEYVSLVRLNSSAVANTMAFDFEEIDDIKIAVAEACNSIIEDGQGEDSCIEICYEKGLDYLTIEIKTDSKISCQMEKAEDPLNQNLSMIIIQTIMDEVECIDKEFNGVRMTKRIGVDA, from the coding sequence ATGAAAGAGTACATTAGCTTAAAAATACCTAAAGCGCCAGAGTATGTGAGTTTGGTAAGACTAAATTCATCAGCAGTTGCTAATACTATGGCATTTGATTTTGAAGAAATTGATGATATAAAAATAGCAGTCGCTGAAGCCTGCAATAGTATAATAGAAGATGGACAAGGCGAAGATTCGTGTATTGAAATATGCTATGAAAAGGGATTGGATTATTTGACGATAGAAATCAAAACAGATTCGAAGATTAGTTGTCAAATGGAAAAAGCAGAAGATCCATTAAATCAAAATTTGAGTATGATAATAATACAGACTATTATGGATGAAGTAGAATGTATAGATAAAGAATTTAATGGGGTAAGGATGACAAAAAGGATAGGAGTAGATGCGTAA